The following proteins are co-located in the Bordetella bronchialis genome:
- a CDS encoding type II TA system antitoxin MqsA family protein, whose protein sequence is MRCPTCGAAELRPDVRDLPYTYKSESTIIPAVAGEYCPACGESILEQAESARVSTAMLTFNKQVNSSIVDPDFILMVRRKLALDQREAGEIFGGGVNAFSRYENGKSKPPLSLVKLLKVLDKHPELLDEVKAA, encoded by the coding sequence ATGAGATGCCCAACATGCGGGGCGGCCGAACTCCGACCGGACGTGCGCGATCTGCCCTATACCTACAAGAGCGAGTCCACCATAATTCCCGCAGTGGCCGGCGAATACTGTCCCGCATGCGGCGAGTCCATCCTTGAACAAGCGGAATCCGCCCGTGTCAGCACTGCAATGCTGACATTCAACAAACAGGTCAACTCATCCATCGTCGATCCAGATTTCATTTTGATGGTGCGCAGAAAGCTGGCGCTGGATCAACGCGAAGCGGGGGAGATTTTCGGCGGGGGCGTCAATGCCTTCTCCCGCTACGAGAATGGAAAATCGAAGCCGCCTCTTTCACTCGTCAAGTTACTGAAGGTATTGGACAAGCACCCTGAACTTCTTGATGAAGTGAAAGCAGCGTAG
- a CDS encoding flagellar basal body L-ring protein FlgH, translating into MPFLRSVAALAGGVPAGWRALAASVLLGVGLAGCALVPPEPVVLGPTTAMPPPPAAPTPVPDGSIYQPTVYGNYPLFEDRRPRNVGDVVTVVLEERTAAAKNVATNTTRTSSTDNSIAASPGFMSSWFNAKLDTNTSGSNVNKGAGDSSANNTFTGVLTTTVVGVLPNGNLQVAGEKQIAINRGSEYIRFSGVVDPRSVTGTNSVSSTQVADARIEYRSKGVMDEVQTMGWLQRFFLIANPF; encoded by the coding sequence ATGCCTTTCCTTCGTTCCGTTGCGGCCTTGGCGGGTGGCGTGCCGGCCGGCTGGCGCGCGCTGGCGGCGTCGGTGCTGTTGGGCGTCGGCCTGGCCGGCTGCGCGCTGGTGCCGCCCGAACCCGTCGTGCTGGGGCCGACGACGGCCATGCCGCCGCCCCCCGCCGCGCCCACGCCCGTGCCGGACGGCTCCATCTACCAGCCGACCGTCTACGGCAACTATCCGCTGTTCGAGGACCGCCGGCCGCGCAACGTCGGCGACGTCGTGACCGTCGTCCTGGAAGAAAGGACCGCCGCCGCCAAAAACGTGGCGACCAATACGACGCGCACTTCCAGCACCGACAACTCGATCGCCGCCTCGCCCGGTTTCATGAGCAGCTGGTTCAATGCCAAGTTGGATACGAATACCTCCGGCAGCAACGTCAACAAGGGCGCCGGCGACAGCAGCGCCAACAACACCTTCACAGGCGTCCTGACCACCACCGTGGTGGGCGTGCTGCCCAACGGCAACCTGCAGGTGGCCGGCGAAAAGCAGATCGCCATCAACCGCGGCAGCGAGTACATCCGCTTTTCCGGCGTGGTGGATCCGCGCTCGGTCACGGGCACGAATTCGGTCTCGTCCACCCAGGTGGCCGATGCCCGCATCGAATACCGCAGCAAGGGCGTGATGGACGAAGTCCAGACCATGGGCTGGCTGCAGCGCTTCTTCCTGATCGCCAATCCGTTCTGA
- the flgA gene encoding flagellar basal body P-ring formation chaperone FlgA, with amino-acid sequence MNGRVFLLALALAAQGGLAGAARAQALDRPQDPAAVQQIAQDYLLQQLSSLPAQPSVRMDEVHTDRLPTCDALTPYMTGPTRPRARMSVGVRCTSPRPWSVYVQATVSLPGQYFVAARPLNAGETLRPEDLAPRDGDLINLPPGAITDPQSVVGMTVGYRIGMGQPIRASSLRSAGSVQRGQTVRITARGAGFVVSSEGQVMQNATPGSTVEVKTASGQIVSGVLQPQGNVEVPL; translated from the coding sequence ATGAACGGACGCGTTTTCCTCCTTGCCCTGGCGCTGGCCGCACAGGGCGGCCTGGCCGGCGCCGCGCGCGCCCAGGCGCTCGACCGTCCGCAGGACCCCGCGGCGGTGCAGCAGATCGCCCAGGACTATCTGCTGCAGCAGCTGTCTTCCCTGCCCGCCCAGCCCAGCGTCCGCATGGACGAAGTCCATACCGATCGCCTGCCCACCTGCGATGCCCTGACGCCGTACATGACCGGCCCGACCCGGCCGCGCGCCCGCATGAGCGTCGGCGTGCGCTGCACGTCGCCCAGGCCCTGGAGCGTCTACGTCCAGGCCACCGTCAGCCTGCCCGGGCAATATTTCGTGGCGGCGCGGCCCCTCAATGCCGGCGAAACCCTGCGGCCGGAGGACCTGGCCCCGCGCGACGGCGACCTGATCAACCTGCCCCCGGGCGCCATCACGGATCCGCAGAGCGTCGTCGGCATGACGGTGGGCTACCGCATCGGCATGGGGCAGCCCATCCGGGCCAGCAGCCTGCGCAGCGCCGGGTCGGTACAGCGCGGGCAGACGGTGCGCATCACGGCGCGCGGCGCCGGCTTCGTGGTCAGCAGCGAGGGCCAGGTCATGCAGAACGCCACGCCGGGTTCCACGGTGGAGGTCAAGACCGCGTCCGGGCAGATCGTCAGCGGCGTGCTGCAACCCCAGGGCAACGTCGAGGTGCCGCTCTAG
- the flgG gene encoding flagellar basal-body rod protein FlgG: protein MLRSLWIAKTGLEGQQTSLDVISNNLANVNTNGFKRGRAVFQDLMYQTLRQPGAQVGDANQLPSGLQLGTGTRVAATERLHTEGNLTSTSDPMDIAIQGQGFLNVQLPDGTDAYTRDGSLQVDQNGQLTTAGGLVIQPPINVPNNALSLTIGKDGTVSVTQPAAPGTNVQIGQLQLANFINPNGLQAIGDNLYLETDASGAPNIGQPTVDGLGSILQQYVETSNVNVAEELVNMITTQRAYEMNSKAVETSDQMLARLTQL from the coding sequence ATGCTACGTTCGCTCTGGATCGCCAAGACCGGCCTGGAAGGCCAGCAGACTTCGCTGGACGTCATTTCCAATAACCTGGCCAACGTCAACACGAACGGCTTCAAGCGCGGCCGTGCCGTGTTCCAGGACCTGATGTACCAGACGCTGCGCCAGCCCGGCGCCCAGGTCGGCGACGCCAACCAATTGCCTTCCGGCCTGCAGCTGGGCACCGGCACCCGCGTGGCCGCCACGGAGCGTCTGCACACCGAGGGCAACCTGACGAGCACCAGCGACCCGATGGACATCGCCATCCAGGGCCAGGGCTTCCTGAACGTGCAGCTGCCCGACGGCACCGACGCCTATACCCGCGACGGTTCGCTGCAGGTCGACCAGAACGGCCAGCTGACCACGGCCGGCGGCCTGGTGATCCAGCCGCCCATCAACGTGCCCAACAATGCGCTGTCGCTGACCATCGGCAAGGATGGCACCGTTTCGGTGACCCAGCCCGCCGCGCCGGGCACCAACGTGCAGATCGGCCAATTGCAGCTGGCCAATTTCATCAATCCCAACGGCCTGCAGGCGATCGGCGATAACCTGTACCTGGAGACCGACGCCTCGGGCGCGCCCAACATCGGCCAGCCCACGGTCGACGGCCTGGGCAGCATCCTGCAGCAGTATGTGGAAACCTCCAACGTGAATGTCGCGGAGGAGCTGGTGAACATGATCACCACCCAACGTGCCTATGAAATGAACAGCAAGGCGGTGGAGACATCCGACCAGATGCTTGCCCGCCTGACCCAGCTTTGA
- the flgC gene encoding flagellar basal body rod protein FlgC, producing MGLLSIFDIAGSALTAQSQRMNVAASNLANADSAVGPDGQPYRARQVVFQVNPSQGQATGAEIGGVRVAGVVQSDAPMKRLYDPTNPLADNQGYVTMPNVDPVAETVNMISASRSYQANVEVLNTAKALMQKTLTIGQ from the coding sequence ATGGGTTTGTTGAGCATTTTCGATATCGCCGGTTCGGCGCTGACCGCGCAGTCGCAGCGGATGAACGTGGCCGCGAGCAACCTGGCCAACGCCGACAGCGCCGTCGGGCCGGACGGCCAGCCCTACCGGGCGCGCCAGGTGGTGTTCCAGGTGAATCCCTCGCAGGGCCAGGCCACCGGCGCGGAAATCGGCGGCGTGCGCGTGGCCGGGGTCGTCCAGAGCGATGCCCCCATGAAGCGCCTGTACGACCCGACCAATCCGCTGGCCGACAACCAGGGCTACGTCACCATGCCCAACGTCGACCCGGTGGCCGAAACGGTGAACATGATTTCGGCGTCGCGCTCCTACCAGGCCAACGTCGAAGTCCTGAACACCGCCAAGGCCCTGATGCAGAAAACCTTGACGATAGGCCAATAG
- a CDS encoding flagellar hook capping FlgD N-terminal domain-containing protein: MTTTSTVNNNSTTNNATGSGSSNAAGSAQSLQDQFLTLLVAQMNNQDPLNPMDNYQLTSQLAQISTVQGVQDLKTVLQTISSQVDLGQSMDAVSMIGKQVLFPGDSMKVDTDASGNRVLTPIGIDVQSDAHNVSMKILDNTGRVVRTMNLGAQDAGIITPTWDGKDDSGNVMPDGKYTFTVAATDQNGNAVTAEALTYGQVGGVSYGTQGVRLDLGLAGQVSMLDVRKVLAS, translated from the coding sequence ATGACCACCACCAGTACCGTCAACAATAACAGCACGACCAACAACGCCACCGGCAGCGGATCGTCGAACGCCGCGGGCAGCGCCCAATCGCTGCAGGACCAGTTCCTGACCCTGCTCGTCGCGCAGATGAACAACCAGGATCCGCTCAACCCGATGGACAACTACCAGTTGACCTCGCAGTTGGCGCAGATCTCCACCGTGCAGGGCGTGCAGGACCTGAAGACGGTGCTGCAGACCATCAGCAGCCAGGTCGACCTGGGCCAGTCCATGGACGCCGTGTCGATGATCGGCAAGCAGGTGCTCTTCCCCGGGGACTCGATGAAGGTCGATACCGACGCCTCCGGTAACCGCGTCCTGACACCCATCGGTATCGACGTGCAGTCGGACGCGCACAACGTGTCGATGAAGATACTGGACAACACCGGCCGCGTGGTGCGCACCATGAACCTGGGCGCGCAGGACGCGGGCATCATCACGCCGACCTGGGACGGCAAGGACGACAGCGGCAATGTCATGCCGGACGGCAAGTACACCTTCACGGTGGCGGCGACCGACCAGAATGGCAATGCCGTCACGGCCGAGGCGCTGACCTACGGCCAGGTCGGCGGCGTTTCGTACGGGACGCAGGGCGTGCGGCTGGACCTGGGCCTGGCCGGCCAGGTCAGCATGCTGGATGTGCGCAAGGTTTTGGCTTCCTGA
- a CDS encoding flagellar basal body rod protein FlgF, which translates to MDRVIYTAMNGAVRINEEQAVLTNNMANVNTPGFRAQMAVYRSVPVNDGTSLPTRVSTVASTPRNDFTPGVMDATGRDLDIAVTGNGWIAVQTPQGEAYTRAGDLQVGVNGLLQTAQGMPVLSNQNGPIDVPPNATLTIASDGTITAIGAGDPPNTILNLGTIKLVSPALASLVHGDDGVFRRVAANGQPAPPMPADPTLRVMPGVLEGSNANAAASMVGMIENSRRFEMQMQVIRDAQTNEDKANSLLSVG; encoded by the coding sequence ATGGATCGAGTCATTTACACCGCCATGAACGGTGCTGTTCGCATCAACGAGGAACAGGCCGTTCTGACCAACAATATGGCGAACGTGAATACGCCCGGCTTCCGGGCGCAGATGGCGGTCTACCGTTCGGTGCCGGTCAACGACGGCACCAGCTTGCCTACCCGGGTCTCCACGGTGGCATCCACGCCGCGCAACGACTTCACGCCCGGCGTGATGGATGCGACGGGGCGCGACCTGGATATCGCCGTGACCGGCAATGGCTGGATCGCCGTGCAGACGCCGCAGGGCGAAGCCTACACCCGCGCCGGCGACCTGCAGGTGGGGGTGAACGGCCTGCTGCAGACCGCGCAGGGCATGCCGGTGCTGTCCAACCAGAACGGTCCCATCGATGTGCCGCCCAACGCGACGCTGACCATCGCGTCGGATGGCACCATCACCGCCATCGGTGCCGGCGATCCGCCGAACACCATCCTCAACCTGGGCACGATCAAGCTGGTCAGCCCGGCGCTGGCGTCGCTGGTGCATGGCGACGACGGCGTGTTCCGGCGCGTCGCGGCCAACGGCCAGCCCGCGCCCCCCATGCCCGCCGACCCCACGCTGCGCGTGATGCCCGGCGTGCTGGAAGGCAGCAACGCCAACGCGGCCGCCTCGATGGTGGGCATGATCGAGAATTCCCGCCGCTTCGAAATGCAGATGCAGGTCATCCGCGACGCGCAGACCAACGAGGACAAGGCGAACAGCCTGCTGTCCGTCGGTTGA
- the flgB gene encoding flagellar basal body rod protein FlgB, with amino-acid sequence MIDRLSQDLGFFQQSLGLRAQRQEVLSANIANADTPNYKARDFDFRSALESAMGANMNLPAVNLTLTSARHIPAQGPTQPTVDLLYRNPYQASLDGNTVDMDGERVRFADNTLHYQSTSTVLTAKIKDMLLAISE; translated from the coding sequence ATGATAGACCGCCTCAGCCAGGATCTAGGCTTTTTCCAGCAATCGCTGGGACTGCGCGCGCAGCGCCAGGAAGTGCTGTCGGCCAACATCGCCAATGCCGACACGCCCAACTACAAGGCGCGGGATTTCGACTTCCGCTCGGCCCTGGAAAGCGCGATGGGCGCCAACATGAACCTGCCGGCGGTCAACCTGACGCTGACCTCGGCCCGGCACATCCCGGCGCAAGGCCCGACCCAGCCGACCGTGGACCTGCTGTACCGCAATCCCTACCAGGCCAGCCTGGATGGCAACACGGTCGATATGGACGGCGAGCGGGTGCGCTTCGCCGACAACACGCTGCACTACCAGAGCACTTCCACCGTCCTGACCGCCAAGATCAAGGACATGCTGCTGGCCATTTCCGAATAA
- a CDS encoding flagella synthesis protein FlgN yields the protein MNATEKLQECLLEEDALVVEFTELLGSETVALTERQSFNALNAITESKNGIAARLHELSARRDSLLEELGFGPGHAGTTQAAEQYPEIAGIWRQLLDRCAAAAGINDRNGALIDMHLRYTEEALDALQALTKRSNLYEANGRARQGNTGKTIVAT from the coding sequence ATGAACGCCACGGAAAAACTCCAAGAATGCCTGCTGGAAGAAGATGCGCTGGTTGTCGAATTCACCGAATTGCTGGGCTCCGAGACCGTAGCCCTGACCGAGCGCCAGTCCTTCAATGCCTTGAACGCCATCACGGAATCGAAGAACGGCATCGCCGCGCGCCTGCATGAACTGAGCGCGCGCCGCGACAGCCTGCTGGAGGAACTGGGCTTCGGCCCCGGCCACGCCGGCACCACCCAGGCCGCCGAGCAATACCCCGAGATCGCCGGCATCTGGCGCCAGCTGCTGGACCGCTGCGCGGCCGCCGCCGGCATCAACGACCGCAACGGCGCGCTGATCGACATGCATTTGCGCTATACCGAGGAAGCCCTGGACGCGCTGCAGGCCCTGACCAAGCGATCCAACCTGTACGAGGCCAACGGCCGCGCACGGCAAGGCAACACGGGCAAGACCATCGTGGCGACCTGA
- a CDS encoding type II toxin-antitoxin system MqsR family toxin, giving the protein MEKRTPHCRLAVVKSMVQTGQVRCTATALSGAAALGLDFSGMLDIVMRLSPSDFHKSMTTYADHKVWQDVYRPSTNMGDIYLKLTVIDKVLIVSFKEL; this is encoded by the coding sequence ATGGAGAAACGAACCCCTCATTGCCGGTTGGCCGTAGTCAAGTCCATGGTCCAAACCGGCCAGGTGCGCTGTACCGCTACCGCCTTGTCTGGAGCAGCGGCCCTGGGACTGGATTTCTCGGGAATGCTGGATATCGTCATGAGGCTATCGCCATCCGACTTTCACAAAAGCATGACGACCTATGCAGACCATAAAGTCTGGCAAGACGTCTATCGCCCGTCAACCAACATGGGCGACATATACCTGAAGCTGACGGTGATCGACAAGGTCCTGATCGTCTCTTTCAAGGAGCTTTGA
- the flgE gene encoding flagellar hook protein FlgE: MGFGQGLSGLDAASQNLDVIGNNIANANTVGFKAASATFADIYATSRVGLGVKVASIDQRFTVGNVTATGGQYDLAIDGANGFFRLVDASGAISYTRNGQFGIDKNNNIVNAAGQQLTGYGPGGVGTAPVPLTLPTANIPPAATSRSGFTANLNANATVIPTTTAFDPTNTATYTDSQPMTVYDSLGNSHQLTTYFVKRPGVAGPPSQSVYDVYYTLDGAAMAPTTATAATPPVWGGATQMTFDDSGRLTSTPTVNLSFATPGGTGSPAAALAITMDYTGSTQFGGDFSADFTPDGNTTGQFTNISFGKDGSIIANYTNGKTQTVGTVALANFNNVNGLQPIGDNNWSETSESGQAVLGQPGTNGLATLQGQAVEASNVNLSTELVNMIVAQRTYQANTNTIKTQDQVLQSLLSIQ; the protein is encoded by the coding sequence ATGGGTTTCGGACAAGGACTTAGCGGCCTGGATGCCGCGTCGCAGAATCTGGACGTAATCGGCAACAACATCGCCAACGCGAACACCGTCGGTTTCAAGGCGGCCTCGGCGACCTTCGCCGACATCTACGCCACCTCGCGCGTCGGCCTGGGTGTGAAAGTCGCCTCCATCGACCAGCGCTTCACGGTGGGCAACGTGACCGCCACGGGCGGCCAGTACGACCTGGCCATCGACGGCGCCAACGGCTTCTTCCGGCTGGTCGACGCCAGCGGCGCGATCTCGTATACGCGCAATGGCCAGTTCGGCATCGACAAGAACAACAACATCGTGAACGCCGCCGGCCAGCAGCTGACCGGCTATGGCCCCGGCGGGGTGGGTACCGCGCCGGTGCCGCTGACGCTGCCGACCGCGAACATCCCGCCGGCCGCGACCTCGCGTTCCGGCTTCACGGCCAACCTGAACGCGAACGCCACCGTCATTCCCACGACGACGGCCTTCGATCCGACCAATACCGCGACGTACACGGATTCGCAGCCGATGACGGTGTACGACTCGCTGGGCAACTCGCACCAGCTGACCACGTACTTCGTCAAGCGTCCCGGCGTGGCGGGCCCCCCGTCGCAGAGCGTCTATGACGTGTACTACACGCTGGATGGCGCGGCCATGGCGCCCACCACGGCGACGGCCGCCACCCCGCCGGTCTGGGGCGGCGCCACCCAGATGACCTTCGACGACTCCGGCCGCCTGACCAGCACGCCGACGGTCAACCTGTCGTTCGCCACCCCGGGCGGCACCGGCTCGCCCGCGGCGGCGCTGGCCATCACGATGGACTACACCGGCAGCACGCAGTTCGGCGGCGATTTCTCCGCCGACTTCACGCCGGACGGCAATACCACCGGCCAGTTCACCAATATCAGCTTCGGCAAGGACGGCAGCATCATCGCCAACTACACCAACGGCAAGACGCAGACCGTCGGCACGGTGGCCCTGGCCAACTTCAACAACGTCAACGGCCTGCAGCCGATCGGCGACAACAACTGGAGCGAAACCTCCGAGTCGGGCCAGGCGGTGCTGGGCCAGCCGGGCACCAACGGCCTGGCCACCCTGCAGGGCCAGGCGGTGGAGGCATCCAACGTCAACCTGAGCACCGAGCTGGTGAACATGATCGTGGCCCAGCGTACCTACCAGGCCAACACCAACACGATCAAGACCCAGGACCAGGTACTGCAATCCCTGTTGTCCATCCAGTAA
- the flgM gene encoding flagellar biosynthesis anti-sigma factor FlgM, whose translation MKINSSTARPSTTATETASTRTAIGQAYGGVAGGGSSSAQVDLSPMSRKLIDLQSGAGDIDTAKVQAIRDAIAAGQLKIDPTKIADGLIASAKELLK comes from the coding sequence GTGAAGATCAATTCCTCGACCGCCCGTCCCTCGACGACCGCCACCGAGACCGCCAGCACGCGCACCGCGATCGGCCAGGCCTATGGCGGCGTCGCCGGTGGCGGATCGAGCAGCGCCCAGGTGGACCTGAGCCCGATGTCGCGCAAGCTGATCGACCTGCAAAGCGGCGCCGGCGACATCGACACCGCCAAGGTGCAGGCCATACGCGACGCCATCGCCGCCGGCCAACTGAAGATCGACCCGACCAAGATCGCCGACGGCTTGATCGCAAGCGCCAAGGAATTGCTGAAGTAG